The following are encoded together in the Oncorhynchus masou masou isolate Uvic2021 chromosome 5, UVic_Omas_1.1, whole genome shotgun sequence genome:
- the LOC135530561 gene encoding zinc finger protein 239-like gives MSSLNYFPFAEEEAVCWTEKEDLGLNIVVKEEEEEEAVTIQKQVAGEAVTVKEEEKDVSVKEEEKDVSVKEEEDAFRVKEEEDVTVKEEEEEKKVEEEEEETGYLGPDSQRHLKASNGSNDELSRKMVLRNHSLINTRERHDDRGSSGEPQQHHEAEEAEESFSASEHLKKQKRKRTGKKPLRCSDCGKRFTSSADLKRHQRIHTGEKPYSCDQCGKRFTDLSSLKRHQRIHTGEKPYRCTDCGKSFNVPSSLKTHQRIHTGEKPYSCTDCGKSFNVPSSLKTHQRIHTGEKPYSCDQCGKSFVSSSQLTVHQRPHTGEKCYSCDQCGKSFVSSSKLTAHQKTHTGEKSYSCDQCGKRYSGKRSLMRHQKIHEGVVP, from the exons ATGAGCTCACTAAACTACTTCCCTTTTGCTGAAGAAGAGgcggtctgctggacggagaaagaagatctggggctgaacattgttgtcaaagaggaggaggaagaggaggctgttacaatacaaaaacaagtagctggtgaggctgttacagtgaaagaagaagagaaagacgtttcagtgaaagaagaagagaaagacgtttcagtgaaagaagaggaagacgcgttcagagtgaaagaggaggaggatgttacagtaaaagaagaggaggaagagaaaaaggttgaggaggaagaagaggaaactGGATATCTGGGCCCGGATTCCCAAAGGCATCTTAAGGCGTCCAATGGTTCAAATGATGAACTTAGCCGTAAGATGGTTTTGAGAAACCATTCCCTGATTAACACTc gagagagacatgacgatcgtggatcctctggggagcctcaacaacatcatgaagctgaagaggcagaggagagttTTTCCGCATCAGAACATCTCAAGAAACAGAAGCGGAAACGCACAGGGAAGAAACCTCTtcgctgctctgactgtgggaagagattcacctCTTCAGCAGACCTCAAAAGACATCAgagaatccacacaggagagaaaccttatagctgtgatcaatgtgggaagagatttacTGATCTCAGCAGCCTGAAAagacaccagagaattcacacgggagagaaaccttatagatgcactgactgtgggaagagttttaatgTTCCAAGCAGCCTGAAAACACACCAAagaattcacacaggagagaaaccttatagctgcactgactgtgggaagagttttaatgTTCCAAGCAGCCTGAAAACACACCAAAGAATTCACacgggagagaaaccttatagctgtgatcaatgtgggaagagttttgtttcATCTAGCCAGCTGACTGTACACCAGAGaccacacacaggagagaaatgttatagctgtgatcaatgtgggaagagttttgtttcATCGAGCAAGCTGACTGCacaccagaaaacacacacaggagagaaatcgtatagctgtgatcaatgtgggaagagatactCTGGTAAAAGATCCCTGATGAgacatcagaaaatacatgaaGGAGTTGTTCCATGA